The proteins below are encoded in one region of Knoellia sp. S7-12:
- a CDS encoding IclR family transcriptional regulator: MDRAFAILETLAESGGVMGLSQLAEKSGLPLATIHRLVRTLVDLGYLRQEESRQYSLGPRLMRLADAASKRVAAWAHPHMLAAVEDLGESVNLAMMDGDEVVYIAQVQPSKNFMRMFTEVGRRTLPHSTAVGKAMLLETDPGTVRSLLNRTGMPRRTEHTLTTADEFLSALDVARERGYALDEGEQEVGVRCVAVAVPDAPRPMALSMSGPTTRVTDAAVDQAVARLQEAARLIGADLSYAGR, from the coding sequence ATCGATCGCGCGTTCGCGATCCTCGAGACGCTGGCCGAGTCCGGGGGCGTCATGGGACTGTCCCAGCTCGCCGAGAAGTCCGGGCTCCCGTTGGCGACGATCCACCGCCTCGTCCGCACCCTCGTCGACCTCGGCTACCTCCGTCAGGAGGAGTCGCGTCAGTACTCTCTCGGGCCGCGACTCATGCGACTCGCCGACGCCGCCTCGAAACGCGTCGCGGCCTGGGCCCACCCCCACATGTTGGCGGCGGTCGAGGACCTCGGCGAGTCGGTCAACCTCGCGATGATGGACGGGGACGAGGTCGTCTACATCGCACAGGTCCAGCCGTCCAAGAACTTCATGCGCATGTTCACCGAAGTGGGCCGGCGCACCCTCCCGCACAGCACCGCCGTCGGCAAGGCCATGCTCCTCGAGACCGATCCCGGCACGGTGCGCTCCCTGCTGAACCGCACCGGTATGCCGCGGCGGACCGAGCACACCCTGACGACGGCCGATGAGTTCCTCTCCGCCCTCGACGTGGCCCGAGAGCGCGGCTATGCCCTCGACGAGGGCGAGCAGGAGGTCGGGGTGCGGTGTGTCGCGGTCGCCGTTCCTGACGCGCCTCGCCCGATGGCCCTGTCGATGTCAGGCCCCACGACCCGGGTCACCGACGCGGCCGTGGACCAAGCCGTCGCCCGGCTCCAGGAGGCGGCCCGCCTCATCGGTGCAGACCTCTCCTACGCAGGACGCTGA